The following proteins are co-located in the Apium graveolens cultivar Ventura chromosome 5, ASM990537v1, whole genome shotgun sequence genome:
- the LOC141723943 gene encoding uncharacterized protein LOC141723943 gives MSLSTADEDSDEDISLPADIDWHMLDKSKFFFLGAALFSGVSVALYPIVVLKTRQQVSLSQVSCITNAFSIFRHEGLCGLYRGFGTSLVGTIPARALYMTALEVTKSNVGTATIKLGLSEASAAAIANASAGLSAAMAAQLVWTPVDVVSQRLMVQGQHNSKFPSACKYLNGIDAFRKILRVDGVRGLYRGFGISILTYAPSNAVWWASYSVTQRLVWGGVGCYSENGVNTVRPDSRMVITVQGISAAMAGGISAVITMPFDTIKTRLQVLDGGDDNGRRGPTIGQTVRNLVREGGWLACYKGLGPRAASMSMSATTMITTYEFLKRLSAKTREGLTP, from the coding sequence ATGAGTTTAAGTACAGCTGATGAAGATTCGGATGAAGATATAAGTTTACCAGCTGATATTGATTGGCATATGCTtgataaatccaagttttttTTCCTCGGCGCTGCCTTGTTTTCGGGTGTTTCTGTTGCCCTTTATCCGATTGTAGTCTTAAAAACTAGGCAACAAGTTTCCTTATCTCAGGTTTCTTGTATTACAAATGCTTTCTCCATTTTTCGACACGAAGGATTGTGTGGTCTTTATAGAGGATTTGGTACTTCTTTAGTTGGTACTATTCCGGCTAGGGCCCTTTACATGACTGCTCTCGAGGTTACTAAGAGTAATGTCGGGACTGCTACGATTAAGCTTGGCTTATCGGAGGCCTCTGCTGCTGCCATTGCTAATGCTTCGGCTGGTTTGAGTGCTGCAATGGCTGCACAGCTTGTTTGGACTCCCGTAGATGTTGTTAGTCAGAGATTAATGGTTCAAGGTCAACATAATTCCAAGTTCCCTTCTGCTTGTAAATATCTTAATGGAATTGATGCATTTCGGAAAATTCTTAGAGTGGATGGAGTCAGAGGGCTTTATAGAGGATTTGGGATATCTATATTGACTTATGCTCCATCGAATGCAGTTTGGTGGGCATCTTACTCTGTCACACAACGACTGGTATGGGGAGGAGTTGGTTGTTATTCTGAAAATGGTGTTAATACTGTGAGACCGGATTCAAGAATGGTGATTACAGTTCAAGGTATTAGCGCAGCCATGGCTGGAGGCATTTCAGCTGTAATTACAATGCCATTTGACACGATCAAGACAAGATTACAGGTCCTCGATGGTGGGGACGACAACGGACGAAGAGGGCCAACTATTGGACAGACAGTTAGGAATCTAGTAAGGGAAGGTGGATGGTTAGCTTGTTACAAAGGATTGGGACCTCGAGCAGCTTCCATGTCCATGTCTGCTACTACTATGATCACTACATATGAGTTTCTAAAAAGGCTTTCGGCTAAAACACGAGAGGGCTTGACACCATGA